The genomic segment GGTTCGCAACCTGACGATTCGCGACAGCGACATTCACACGTTCTCCGGCGACGCGATCCAGTTCGCGCCGGCGCGGCCGGACCCGGGCTGGGACGGCATCGTCATCGAGGGGTGCCGCCTGTGGCTCGAGCCGTTGCCGCAGCCGGAAAACGGGTTTGCGGCCGGCGTCGTGCCGGGAGAAAACGCGGTCGACACCAAGACGCCGGCGGGCGGGCCGCGGGCATCGCTGATCATCCGCGATACGACCGCGTTCGGCTTCCGCGGCGGGATGATCTCGAACATGGCGGCGTTCAACCTCAAAGAGAACATCGACGCGGTGGTCGACGGAGTGACCGTGTACGACTCGGAGATCGCGCTGCGGCTGCGCTTTCCGGCGCGGGTGCGCGTGCAAAATGCGCTGATCTACGACAGCGATACCGCCGTGCGCTACGAGGACGGCATCGAGGAGCTGCGGCTGTGGAACGTGACGATCGGCGCGGGCGTCGGCCGGGCGCTGCGGGCCGCGTCGTCGGCCGGCAGCGCGGTGGACGTACGCAACACGGCGGTGGTCGCCGCGTCGCTGCCCGACGAGGCGGCCGGGGTCGCGTCGAACCTCGCCGTACCGGCCGGCGCGTTCGACGCGGCGCATCGCCCGGTGGCCGGGTCGCCGGTGATCGACACCGGCGAGCCGATCGCCGAGGTCACCGCCGATCGCGCCGGCACGCCGCGCCCGCAGGGCGCCGGCTACGACGTCGGCGCGTTCGAGTTTTGCGGCGCGGCGTGCGGTTCGCCGGACGCCGGCGCCGGCGCCGACGCGGGCGGGGCCGACGCGGGCGGCGCCGGCTCGGCGGATGGCGATGCCGCCGGTGGCTGCGGCTGCCGCGCCGGCGGCCGCCGCTCTCCCGCGTGGGCCGCCTCCGTTCTGGTCGCCGCCGCCCTGGCGCGCGTGCGGCGGCGCGGCCGCCGGAGGGGACCGTGAACCGCGACGAGTGGAACGCCCGCTACGCGTCCGCCGATCTGGTCTGGGGCGCCGGGCCCAACCCGTTCGTCGCGGCCGAACTCGCGTCGCTGCCACC from the Deltaproteobacteria bacterium genome contains:
- a CDS encoding class I SAM-dependent methyltransferase; this translates as MNRDEWNARYASADLVWGAGPNPFVAAELASLPP